A stretch of the Pseudorasbora parva isolate DD20220531a chromosome 13, ASM2467924v1, whole genome shotgun sequence genome encodes the following:
- the snrpd3 gene encoding small nuclear ribonucleoprotein Sm D3 has product MSIGVPIKVLHEAEGHIVTCETNTGEVYRGKLIEAEDNMNCQMANITVTYRDGRVSQLEQVYIRGSKIRFLILPDMLKNAPMLKSMKNKNQAAGAGRGKAAILKAQVAARGRGRGGPGRGNVFQKRR; this is encoded by the exons ATGTCGATTGGAGTGCCCATTAAAGTTCTTCATGAAGCAGAGGGACACATAGTCACCTGTGAAACCAACACTGGGGAGGTTTACAGGGGCAAACTCATCGAGGCTGAAGACAACATGAACTGCCAG ATGGCAAACATCACCGTCACATACAGGGATGGCCGTGTATCTCAGCTGGAACAGGTGTATATTCGTGGCAGTAAGATCAGGTTCCTCATCCTGCCTGACATGCTGAAAAACGCTCCTATGTTAAAGAGTATGAAGAACAAAAATCAGGCAGCTGGTGCAGGTCGAGGAAAAGCAGCTATTCTTAAAGCCCAAG TGGCTGCCAGAGGACGTGGGCGTGGTGGACCAGGACGAGGGAACGTATTCCAGAAGAGACGCTAA